GGCAGGAATTCGGTGACAAGGTTACTCGGTCGAGGTGCCCAACACATATTCCTCCACACCAGTTTTGGGAATTAGTTGGATGCCCTGTAATATGATGCCGGTTGTGTGAAATTGCACGACTGCGTAATGCCGCCACCGACTAAGGTCGACCGGCAGTCACACGCAGAAAAATCTCCAAGGGTTGAACCGGCTTGAATGAAAATTCGAGCGCCTGTACTGCCCAGTGACTGAAATAGATAAAGGAGCCAATCATGGCTGCAAAGATCAAACTTCAGCGTATCGGTAAGATCCGTAACGCACAGTACCGCATCATCGTTGCTGATGCCCGCACCCGCCGTTCCGGCCGTGCAATCGAGAACATCGGCATCTACCAGCCAAAGGAAGAGCCATCTGTCATCCAGATCGACTCTGAGCGTGCACGGTACTGGATCGGCGTTGGCGCACAGCCAACCGAGCCAGTACTCGCACTGCTGAAGATCACCGGTGACTGGCAGAAGGCTAAGGGTCTGCCAGGTGCAGAGGGCACCCTGAAGGTTGCAGAAGAGAAGCCATCCAAGCTGGAACTCTTCAACGCTGCATTGGCTGAGGCTAACAACGGCCCATCCGTTGAGGCTGTTACCGCTAAGCGCGCTAAGGCTAAGGAAGAAAAGGACGCTAAGGCTGCTGCTGAACTGGCTGCCGCAGAAGCTGCTAA
This region of Corynebacterium casei LMG S-19264 genomic DNA includes:
- the rpsP gene encoding 30S ribosomal protein S16; this encodes MAAKIKLQRIGKIRNAQYRIIVADARTRRSGRAIENIGIYQPKEEPSVIQIDSERARYWIGVGAQPTEPVLALLKITGDWQKAKGLPGAEGTLKVAEEKPSKLELFNAALAEANNGPSVEAVTAKRAKAKEEKDAKAAAELAAAEAAKAAESSEEESAE